A DNA window from Plodia interpunctella isolate USDA-ARS_2022_Savannah chromosome 12, ilPloInte3.2, whole genome shotgun sequence contains the following coding sequences:
- the LOC128674005 gene encoding uncharacterized protein LOC128674005 produces the protein MGIFWRYAMPLLSTLAALVIIVHSAEEDLEQEYRYDLRPRALNTEPGSYEQPWRVVKAEPAMSHASDNVWSQHSQEQPKRRRKRKRRPEVSDEDNITQERYSYAEPPPKVQDADYENVYHTTDTTRRRRKRINARTNRWGDEAIEAERPIRRNRRKRPPLEPLTKLSEFPEQQDSEETDAYSDERFSRTPNPGYIEYTDPTSKELNPDSVLKDILYKKSDKHDGDISLSEFSMEHSYENPKPNDKVINELSELEQELEIQKNEHYLSPLTLKDILKRSNGSSLSEMLQRHNLTLADLLHGKEKAIKVLKSEDTTVRRKDIGTVAVTESDSGKEQLEIEALESKNPSSLNSKVKENIENTSVTNLPQEIRNIENKETEVNLDQIEKEQENKTNKPIRYMNRHRFPPGLRKKLRLRPMINNTFKSPLSRDMAALGLKRFPNRRNITKSQEWITMIPFLVKAQSNTHKNENDTDIISTTTSMPTTTSMITEDTTIVINFDTSDAEVETDVDDTLSNVNNSYIEISSTDLTEAPVTTSECPTTIVHFNITEKPIIIPIVTQLNASNVRRNAFNRLKKKRLKQKMSTTEAPENKVIKNIFGFGTLASSSDFVARTTTAKQAGLGDDQDFDTLEDFITTVKVRQTESSTRASKAPITSIRPSTTTRFSSPWRPTEETAEFEIEELLNDTRTSAKLSKILMERNMTLNELVEHRERGSSHVHLADIFHNASREPNPPEPFLSKSLIEPISKETYPLRALLDANSHDPTIKATTIEPTSLSTSQSSYIQNIPVVMDFGNNVNENAENMGIMSLFNHSNNTSSHVTVHDSENIPHGTNSDNVNNSTVDHMHREGRTLNNNQDMVSWNDIFSMIRKGHHNNETEQTATESHRREISPPSTHKRITLEEDVDGDGVIVLEDLQHLKDFDNNIASDEKIEIFESEGTRRPSVLTIPGNTKSVTVATASIVGLSMVLFLLTYAAFKCIQQKKKEKKRNFPSERIPTPVFENRKGHKNNSSTRSISPMLSSSNIYTMNTLESHHGKDSPEYMWDTLRKPFQ, from the exons ATGGGTATATTTTGGAGATACGCCATGCCGTTGTTGAGCACGCTGGCCGCGCTGGTCATCATAGTACACTCTGCTGAGGAGGACTTGGAACAGGAGTATCGATATGATTTGCGACCGAGAGCATTGAATACTGAACCGGGGAGTTACGAACAG CCATGGAGAGTTGTGAAGGCGGAGCCGGCAATGAGCCATGCTTCAGACAACGTTTGGAGTCAACATTCACAGGAACAACCCAAAAGGCGTAGAAAAAGAAAGAGACGTCCTGAAGTGTCCGACGAAGATAACATAACTCAAGAAAGATATTCTTATGCCGAACCACCACCGAAGGTTCAAGACGCTGACTATGAGAACGTATACCACACCACAGACACTACGAGAAGACGACGAAAGAGAATCAATGCCCGAACTAATCGATGGGGTGATGAGGCAATAGAAGCTGAAAGACCTATTCGcagaaatagaagaaaaaggCCTCCACTTGAACCGTTGACAAAACTAAGCGAATTCCCTGAACAACAAGACTCCGAAGAAACTGATGCGTATAGTGATGAACGCTTTAGTAGAACTCCCAATCCTGGTTATATTGAATATACAGACCCGACAAGCAAAGAATTAAATCCCGATTCAGTTTTAAAAGACATACTTTATAAGAAATCAGATAAACATGATGGTGATATATCGTTGTCTGAGTTCTCAATGGAACATTCATATGAAAACCCTAAACCAAATGATAAAGTGATAAATGAACTAAGTGAACTTGAACAAGAACTTGAGATACAAAAG AACGAACATTACCTGTCTCCCTTGACGTTGAAAGATATATTAAAACGATCGAATGGCAGCAGTTTAAGCGAGATGTTGCAGCGTCATAATCTTACTTTAGCAGATTTACTTCACGGCAAAGAGAAAGCTATCAAAGTTTTGAAGTCTGAAGACACGACAGTTCGCCGTAAAGATATTGGCACTGTGGCAGTTACTGAATCAGATTCTGGGAAAGAACAGTTGGAAATAGAAGCACTGGAGAGTAAAAATCCCTCAAGCCTCAACAGTAaggttaaagaaaatatagagAATACGTCAGTAACAAATTTGCCACAAGAGATACGaaacatagaaaataaagaaactgaAGTAAACTTAGACCAAATTGAAAAAGAacaggaaaataaaacaaataaacctaTAAGATACATGAATAGACATAGGTTCCCACCTggattaagaaaaaaattacgacTGAGACCTATGatcaataatacatttaaaagtcCGTTAAGCAGAGATATGGCGGCACTAGGATTAAAAAGATTTCCaaatagaagaaatataacaaaatctcAGGAATGGATAACTATGATACCGTTCCTAGTCAAAGCACAATCAAATAcgcataaaaatgaaaatgatacaGACATAATATCTACAACGACGAGCATGCCGACGACAACTTCGATGATAACTGAAGATACAACAATTGTAATTAACTTTGATACATCGGATGCAGAAGTGGAAACTGACGTTGATGATACACTATCAAACGTTAATAATAGTTACATTGAAATTTCCAGCACCGATCTAACTGAAGCACCAGTCACAACCTCAGAGTGTCCTACAACCATAGTACACTTTAATATCACTGAGAAACCAATTATCATTCCTATCGTGACACAGTTAAATGCATCCAACGTAAGAAGAAATGCTTTCAATAGACTCAAAAAGAAACGATTAAAGCAAAAAATGTCTACTACCGAAGCACCTGAAAACaaggttataaaaaatattttcggaTTCGGTACTTTAGCATCATCTTCAGATTTTGTTGCAAGAACCACTACGGCAAAGCAAGCTGGTTTAGGGGATGATCAAGATTTTGATACCTTAGAAGATTTTATAACCACGGTCAAAGTTAGACAAACAGAAAGTAGCACTAGGGCTTCAAAAGCTCCCATAACTTCGATTAGGCCTTCAACGACGACAAGATTTAGTTCACCATGGAGACCTACTGAAGAAACAGCTGAATTCGAAATAGAAGAATTACTGAATGATACACGCA CTAGCGCCAAACTTTCCAAGATACTTATGGAAAGAAACATGACACTTAATGAATTAGTGGAGCATCGAGAACGTGGTTCTAGTCATGTACACCTGGCTGATATATTTCACAATGCGTCACGGGAACCAAATCCACCCGAGCCATTCTTATCTAAATCCCTCATAGAACCAATATCCAAAGAAACGTATCCTCTAAGAGCATTATTAGACGCCAATTCACATGATCCTACTATTAAAGCTACAACAATTGAACCAACCTCACTTAGTACTTCACAATCaagttatatacaaaatataccaGTAGTTATGGACTTTGGTAATAATGTTAATGAAAATGCGGAAAATATGGGTATAATGTCATTATTTAATCATTCTAATAATACAAGTTCTCATGTAACGGTACACGATTCAGAAAACATACCACATGGAACAAATAGTgacaatgtaaataattctACTGTTGATCACATGCATAGAGAAGGTCGTACGCTGAATAATAACCAAGACATGGTGAGCTGGAATGACATATTTTCTATGATTCGCAAGGGACATCATAACAACGAAACAGAGCAAACAGCTACAGAAAGCCACAGAAGAG AAATATCTCCACCATCAACACACAAGAGGATCACATTGGAAGAAGATGTAGATGGCGACGGTGTGATAGTGTTGGAGGATCTGCAGCACCTCAAAGattttgataacaatattGCATCAGATGAAAAGATTGAGATTTTCGAAAGCGAGGGAACAAGAAGACCTAGTGTCTTAACTATACCTGGCAACACAAAATCAGTAACCGTTGCAACCGCTAGCATAGTCGGCTTATCtatggttttgtttttattgacataTGCTGCATTTAAATGCATTCAGcagaaaaagaaagagaagaaaCGAAACTTTCCGAGTGAGCGGATTCCAACGCCAGTATTTGAAAACCGTAAaggtcataaaaataatagcagTACGCGAAGTATTAGTCCCATGTTGTCATCTTCGAATATTTATACTATGAACACTCTGGAGTCACATCACGGAAAGGACTCTCCGGAATACATGTGGGATACATTAAGAAAACCGTTCCAGTAA